A region of Micromonospora sp. WMMD882 DNA encodes the following proteins:
- a CDS encoding ABC transporter ATP-binding protein, with product MRISVDRLGWSAGDQTIIRDIQVEIASGETVGLIGPNGSGKSTLLRCLAGLRTATTGTVRYDGQDIRDWSTRRIARHTAFAEQSAASGSDLTVADVVALGRTPFRTRWRGLDRTDHMIISAALARMDLTALRDRTWPTLSGGERQRAHIARALAQRPRAILLDEPTNHLDIKHQLQLMHLLGGTPQTVLIALHDLSLAARYCDRLLLMNGGVLVAAGTPQSVLTPARLREVFEVDAEIGLDGLGHRTVTYRGVATSVTSTLPDDRVRS from the coding sequence GTGAGGATCAGCGTCGACCGGCTGGGTTGGAGCGCCGGAGACCAGACCATCATCCGGGACATCCAGGTGGAGATCGCCTCAGGCGAGACGGTCGGACTGATCGGGCCGAACGGTTCCGGCAAGTCCACGCTGCTGCGTTGTCTGGCCGGCCTACGGACAGCGACCACCGGCACGGTACGCTACGACGGTCAGGACATTCGAGACTGGAGTACGCGCCGGATCGCCCGACACACCGCGTTCGCCGAGCAGTCCGCCGCGTCCGGCAGCGACCTGACCGTCGCCGACGTGGTCGCACTCGGCCGCACCCCGTTCCGTACCCGATGGCGCGGGCTGGACCGCACCGACCACATGATCATTAGCGCCGCACTTGCCCGGATGGACCTCACCGCGCTCCGCGACCGGACCTGGCCGACGCTGTCCGGCGGCGAGCGGCAGCGGGCCCACATCGCCCGTGCCCTGGCCCAGCGGCCCAGGGCCATTCTTCTCGACGAGCCGACCAACCACCTCGACATCAAGCACCAACTCCAGTTGATGCACCTGCTCGGCGGGACGCCCCAGACGGTCCTGATCGCGCTGCACGACCTGTCCCTGGCCGCCCGCTACTGTGATCGGCTGCTGCTCATGAACGGTGGCGTCCTGGTCGCCGCCGGCACACCACAGAGCGTTCTCACCCCCGCCCGGCTCCGCGAGGTGTTCGAGGTCGACGCGGAGATCGGGCTGGACGGCCTCGGCCACCGAACGGTCACCTACCGGGG
- a CDS encoding iron chelate uptake ABC transporter family permease subunit produces the protein MLSALGIVLLVASMLVAVRIGANGVGYAEIGRAVGVRVGLGVEPLPRLVDSLIWQLRLPRVMMAALVGALLAACGAVLQAVTRNVLAEPYLLGVSHGASTGAVVVVVLGAGAGALGLTGGAFLGALGSFGLLLLLLRRSGLDSVRVVLTGVVIGYLFNAVMALVLMASADAEATRAITFWLLGSMASARWDAVLVCAVALAAGLSVMWVNATALDAFAFGADTAASVGIDVRTTRRVLLVVTALLTAVAVASVGAIGFVGLIVPHAVRFLVGPLHRALLPFSALAGAVFLVWTDALARVAFAPQEVPVGVFTALLGVPLFLLILRRRGEL, from the coding sequence GTGCTGTCCGCCCTGGGCATCGTCCTCCTGGTGGCGTCGATGCTGGTGGCGGTGCGGATCGGCGCCAACGGGGTGGGCTACGCCGAGATCGGTCGGGCGGTCGGTGTACGCGTCGGCTTGGGCGTCGAGCCCCTGCCCCGACTGGTCGACTCGCTCATCTGGCAGCTAAGACTGCCGCGCGTGATGATGGCTGCCCTGGTCGGCGCGCTGCTGGCAGCATGCGGAGCGGTGCTCCAGGCGGTGACCCGTAACGTGTTGGCCGAGCCCTACCTGCTCGGTGTGTCGCACGGCGCTTCCACCGGCGCGGTCGTCGTGGTCGTGCTGGGTGCCGGCGCCGGTGCGCTCGGGCTGACCGGCGGCGCGTTCCTCGGCGCGTTGGGCTCCTTCGGCCTGCTGTTGTTGCTGTTGCGGCGCAGTGGTCTGGACTCGGTCCGGGTGGTGCTGACCGGAGTGGTGATCGGCTACCTGTTCAACGCGGTGATGGCACTGGTCCTGATGGCCTCGGCGGACGCCGAGGCCACCCGGGCGATCACCTTCTGGCTGCTCGGGTCGATGGCCTCGGCGCGTTGGGACGCGGTGCTGGTCTGCGCGGTCGCCCTGGCCGCCGGACTGTCGGTGATGTGGGTCAACGCCACCGCCCTCGACGCCTTCGCCTTCGGCGCGGACACCGCCGCCTCCGTCGGCATCGACGTACGCACGACACGACGGGTGCTGCTCGTCGTCACCGCGCTGCTGACCGCGGTCGCGGTCGCGTCCGTCGGGGCGATCGGGTTCGTCGGGTTGATCGTCCCGCACGCCGTCCGGTTCCTGGTCGGGCCACTGCACCGGGCCCTGTTGCCGTTCAGCGCGCTGGCTGGCGCCGTCTTCCTGGTCTGGACCGACGCGTTGGCGCGGGTCGCGTTCGCGCCGCAGGAGGTGCCCGTCGGGGTGTTCACCGCGCTGCTCGGGGTTCCGTTGTTCCTGCTGATCCTGCGCCGTCGAGGTGAGCTGTGA